From a single Nicotiana tabacum cultivar K326 chromosome 8, ASM71507v2, whole genome shotgun sequence genomic region:
- the LOC107778290 gene encoding proliferating cell nuclear antigen-like (The RefSeq protein has 5 substitutions compared to this genomic sequence): MLELRLVQGSLLKKVLESIKDLVNDANFDCSATGFSLQAMDSSHVALVALLLRSEGFEHYRCDRNISMGMNLGNMAKMLKCAGNDDIITLKADDGSDTVTFMFESPTQDKIADFEMRLMDIDSEHLGIPEAEYHAILIMPSAEFARICKDLSSIGDTVVISVTKEGVKFSTRGDIGTANVVCRQNTTVDKPEEATVIEMPEPVSLTFALRYLNSFTKATPLSNTVTISLSSEIPVVVEYKIAEMGYIRFYLAPKIEEDEEETKP, encoded by the exons ATGTTGGAATTACGGCTTGTTCAGGGAAGTCTGCTGAAGAAGGTTCTAGAATCAATTAAGGATCTGGTGAACGATGCGAACTTCGATTGCTCTGCCACCGGATTCTCTCTGCAGGCCATGGACTCCAGCCACGTGGCGCTAGTGGCGCTGCTGCTCCGATCTGAGGGTTTTGAGCACTATCGCTGTGACCGTAATATTTCAATGGGGATGAACCTTGGTAACATGGCTAAAATGCTCAAATGTGCGGGAAATGATGACATCATCACCCTCAAGGCTGACGATGGCAGTGACACCGTCACTTTCATGTTTGAAAGCCCCA CCCAAGACAAGATTGCTGATTttgagatgaagctgatggacaTTGACAGTGAGCATCTTGGGATTCCAGAAGCAGAGTACCATGCTATTGTTAGAATGCCTTCTGCAGAGTTTGCTAGAATTTGCAAAGACCTTAGCAGTATTGGTGATACAG TTGTAATTTCTGTGACAAAGGAAGGTGTAAAATTCTCAACCAGAGGTGACATTGGTACTGCAAATGTCGTTTGCAGGCAGAATACAACTGTTGACAAG CCTGAAGAAGCCACAGTAATAGAGATGAACGAGCCAGTATCTTTGACTTTTGCCCTGAGATACCTGAACTCTTTCACAAAAGCAACTCCTTTGTCTAACACAGTGACCATCAGCTTATCTTCAGAGCTTCCTGTTGTTGTTGAGTACAAGATTGCTGAGATGGGCTATATAAGGTTTTACCTGGCACCTAAGATTGAAGAGGATGAAGAGGAAACCAAGCCTTGA
- the LOC107808060 gene encoding LOW QUALITY PROTEIN: cytosolic enolase 3 (The sequence of the model RefSeq protein was modified relative to this genomic sequence to represent the inferred CDS: deleted 2 bases in 1 codon): MSVQEYLDKHMLSRRIEDAVNAAVREDAVNAAVRAKTLDPVLFISNHMRKSVPSVITKVKARQILDSRGIPTVEVDLHTNKGVFRASVPSGASSGMYEAIELRDGEKGTYLGNSVNRAVKNINEKISVALVGMDPTLQSQIDQIMIDLDRTENKSELGANAILAVSIAACKAGATEKEVPLYKHIADLSGQTSLLLPIPVFTLVTGGKHAGNNLAIQEIMILPVGSKTFEEALQIGSETYHHLKVVITEKYGAYGCNVGEDGGFAPDISSLRDGLDLVQEAIGRTGYKEKIKIAIGVAATEFCIGTKYDLDFKTPNKSGQNFKSGQDMIDMYKELCADYPVVSIEDPFDKEDWEHVKYFSSLGMCQVVGDDLLMSNPKRIERAIQENACNALLLKVNQIGTVTEAIEVVKMAKDAQWGVVISQRSGETEESFIADLSVGLATGQIKAGAPCRGERLAKYNQLLRIEQELGDQAFYIGEKWRT; the protein is encoded by the exons ATGTCGGTGCAAGAATATCTAGATAAGCACATGCTTTCTCGCAGAATCGAAGACGCCGTTAATGCCGCCGTCAGA GAAGATGCCGTTAATGCCGCCGTCAGAGCTAAGACCCTCGATCCCGTCCTCTTCATT TCAAATCACATGCGGAAATCTGTACCGTCGGTGATAACGAAGGTGAAAGCGCGGCAAATATTGGACAGTAGAGGAATTCCGACTGTCGAAGTTGATCTCCACACGAATAAAGGCGTTTTCCGTGCTTCTGTACCTAGTGGTGCTTCTTCTGGAAT GTATGAGGCTATTGAACTGCGTGATGGAGAAAAAGGAACTTATCTTGGCAATAGTGTGAATAGAGCTGTCAAGAATATTAATGAGAAAATTTCAGTTGCATTGGTTGGTATGGATCCAACTCTTCAATCTCAGATTGATCAGATCATGATAGACTTGGACAGAACAGAAAATAAG AGTGAACTTGGAGCAAATGCTATTTTAGCTGTCTCAATAGCTGCCTGCAAAGCTGGAGCTACTGAAAAAGAG GTTCCACTTTACAAACACATTGCTGATCTTTCTGGTCAAACAAGCTTGCTTCTTCCTATTCCAGTCTTTACACTCGTAACTGGAGGAAAACATGCTGGAAATAATTTGGCTATTCAG GAGATAATGATTCTGCCAGTGGGATCAAAGACATTTGAGGAGGCTTTACAAATTGGCTCTGAGACCTATCATCATTTGAAG GTAGTGATTACAGAGAAATATGGTGCCTATGGATGTAATGTTGGTGAAGATGGTGGTTTTGCTCCCGACATCTCAAG CTTAAGAGATGGGTTGGACCTTGTTCAGGAGGCTATCGGGAGAACAGGGTACAAGGAGAAAATAAAGATAGCTATTGGTGTTGCTGCGACTGAGTTTTGCATAG GTACAAAATATGATTTAGATTTTAAGACTCCAAATAAATCTGGACAAAATTTTAAATCAGGGCAGGATATGATTGATATGTACAAAGAACTCTGCGCAG ACTACCCCGTTGTCTCAATTGAAGATCCATTTGACAAGGAGGACTGGGAGCATGTCAAGTACTTTTCGAGTCTTGGAATGTGCCAG GTGGTTGGAGACGACTTACTAATGTCAAATCCTAAACGGATTGAAAGAGCCATACAAGAGAATGCGTGCAATGCCCTTCTTCTCAAG GTTAATCAGATTGGTACGGTGACCGAAGCCATTGAAGTGGTCAAGATGGCTAAGGATGCCCAGTGGGGGGTTGTGATATCTCAAAGAAGTGGTGAAACTGAAGAGAGTTTTATAGCTGATTTATCTGTTGGCTTAGCTACTGGTCAAATTAAAGCAGGTGCTCCTTGCCGAGGAGAACGACTAGCAAAGTACAACCAG TTGCTTAGAATTGAACAAGAGCTTGGTGATCAAGCATTTTATATTGGTGAAAAGTGGAGGACCTGA